Part of the Trichoderma asperellum chromosome 1, complete sequence genome is shown below.
TCGTCCATAATTTTGCGAGCTCGAGCTTCATCACGTGGTATGATTTGAACTCCAAATTTCTCTGGCAGAACTGAAAGTCCTTCCGTTAGCTTATTGGGATCAGGCAAGATGGGGTTGCCGGAAGGATCAAGCTCAGGTAGGAAGTCAAAGGCCCAGAGCATCCGGGAGATGGCAATAAAGAGGCTCCTCTCAGCAACATGAATACCAAGGCAGATCCTGCGACCGCTTCCAAAAACATAATGATCGCGCTTAGACGGATCTGGATTCAGCGCTGAGTCTGCAGCTGATGCCATATCGCCTTCAAATCGCTCCGGTTTAAAAGCCCGCGGATCAGGATACCGTTGCGGGTCCATGTGAATGGTGTAAACGTTGTTCACCAGTCCTGCGCCAGCCGGAATGCGATATCCCATGTATTGGTCCTCGCGATTAGATGCGTGCGGGACTCCTGCAAGAAGCGCAGTGGGCATCCACCGGAGCGACTCCTTGACACAGCCGCGGATATATGGTAGATTGTCCTCATCGTCCAGTGTTGGAAGGCGATCAGGTCCAATGACCCGATCAATCTCCGCCTGCGCCTTGCGCTGTACCTCGGGAAATAATATCATTGCTTGAATGAAGCCATAGAGAGTTGACGATGTTGTGTCTGACCCTGCCTCAAGGAAGCTTCCCGCCACATACGCAGCTTGCTCGTCTGTAAATCCATTCTTATCTTGCTGTTGAGCCAGAGACACACATATACAATCTTTGTACGTGCCACTTTTGTAGCTCTGTTTTGCTTCTAGCCACAGATTCAGGTACAtatccatctctttcttatGTAGTTCCTTGGCCAGCCTCTTCATGGGGGTCAAGAATTCAGGAAGCCATCTTAAGATTGGAAAGAAATCCAAAAATGCAGATGTTCCAGTCTGAGTGATCTTTCCAACGTCATTGAAGCCTTTGAATACCTGTAACAGCCTTGGGTCATCATGTCGTACAGTCCGCCAACTAGTTTGCATTTGTAAATAAATCGTGCGATAATTAAAACAAGGAAAGATTCATCGACTTACCCGTAAATCATGTGGGTTGACAAAGAATTACTGTATCTGCGCAAGCTTTCGAGTATTAAATCTGGGCGATCTAAAATTTCACGTAATAATTGTTTGCTTTCCAGGATTTGATATGGCACATATGCTTTTGATGATTGTACATTAAGAAGTTGATGTCCAAGTCTCCGGAACTGAATATTAGGTACAATCGCATTAGAAACACTCATCATTTCACTTCATAGCAAAGGTTAAAATCCACTTACCGTTCGCCAGTTATCTCCGTATCCCTATTATCCACATTAATTCAAAGAAAGATTAACTGTGTCGGTGACGAGGCTTACGAGCATTAGAAACCGATAACCACCACTGCACAGCGTCTGTCCAATGTACATCTCAAGGCGATCACTGTGGATGCCACCACGCTTATCCAGTAGTTCTTTAATTGCCACATCATTAGACAACACGATTAATACCTGTGTCCCCAGAATAAGGCTATACACTGGGCCATATTCCTGGGCCCATTTTTGAAACTGCAAATGCCCTTGAGATTTGGGGAGCTAGGTACACAAGAAGGACCGTTAGCAAATGCTCTCTGCGGGTTGTGTCACCGTCTCCGTATGAATGGGACTACCTGGTGGATATTCCCTAGAATGGGCAGTGTTGGGGGGCCTGGAG
Proteins encoded:
- a CDS encoding uncharacterized protein (EggNog:ENOG41~antiSMASH:Cluster_1.5~SMCOG1034:cytochrome P450~TransMembrane:1 (o6-23i)), producing MDIPIYLYILCVAILFGAIRKLNRIGRRPADFPPGPPTLPILGNIHQLPKSQGHLQFQKWAQEYGPVYSLILGTQVLIVLSNDVAIKELLDKRGGIHSDRLEMYIGQTLCSGGYRFLMLGYGDNWRTFRRLGHQLLNVQSSKAYVPYQILESKQLLREILDRPDLILESLRRYSNSLSTHMIYGWRTVRHDDPRLLQVFKGFNDVGKITQTGTSAFLDFFPILRWLPEFLTPMKRLAKELHKKEMDMYLNLWLEAKQSYKSGTYKDCICVSLAQQQDKNGFTDEQAAYVAGSFLEAGSDTTSSTLYGFIQAMILFPEVQRKAQAEIDRVIGPDRLPTLDDEDNLPYIRGCVKESLRWMPTALLAGVPHASNREDQYMGYRIPAGAGLVNNVYTIHMDPQRYPDPRAFKPERFEGDMASAADSALNPDPSKRDHYVFGSGRRICLGIHVAERSLFIAISRMLWAFDFLPELDPSGNPILPDPNKLTEGLSVLPEKFGVQIIPRDEARARKIMDESMEIMMQ